In the Bacteroidales bacterium genome, one interval contains:
- a CDS encoding O-antigen ligase family protein: protein MNKLGKHIIEKFLFVLLLLLPLHLVQFEIASALFIILSILYLNNRNQKISGNFITTILPLLLIFALGTVTLFFYSYSNWDIARDIAYFLKPILLLFLGYALIHKIKDPNFIFQVFVYLGLAFAIWHIYNIITFPELFNTSINIIRNSTGLSNHVELLALVFLIISLKYPDIQIFKEKRTIYYALGILGISFILYFSRTMWVAVFILLLASFGYAKITLKALKYISLFVLLIVSFYIYLYSIDIRRNEPGISTFLYKMKIAPEEIFLPKVDLNDHASLWDHWRAYEAKMALEQMSGFQHLVGRGFGSQVDLLFVAPLDEKGMRYISHLHNGYILIYYKTGIIGLLFYLLFILHLYLHTFSKKEIYQTLPINNLISAIGIYLFFSTLIISGIYNTSSIYTLLLGALLAQYDRLKLIRI, encoded by the coding sequence ATGAATAAACTAGGCAAACATATTATCGAAAAATTCCTCTTTGTGCTCTTGCTACTTCTGCCCTTGCATTTGGTTCAATTCGAGATTGCATCAGCTTTATTTATCATACTTAGTATCCTCTACCTAAACAATAGAAATCAAAAGATAAGTGGTAACTTTATCACAACTATTCTTCCTCTACTCCTTATTTTTGCTCTGGGTACAGTAACCCTATTTTTTTACTCCTACTCCAACTGGGATATTGCAAGAGATATCGCCTATTTTCTAAAACCTATCCTGCTTCTTTTCTTAGGCTATGCACTCATTCATAAGATTAAAGACCCAAACTTTATATTCCAAGTCTTTGTTTATTTAGGCTTGGCATTTGCTATCTGGCATATCTATAACATTATTACATTTCCTGAGCTTTTTAATACGAGTATAAATATTATCCGAAACAGTACGGGACTCTCTAACCATGTTGAACTCTTGGCATTGGTATTCTTAATTATAAGTCTTAAATATCCTGACATACAGATCTTTAAAGAAAAAAGAACTATTTATTATGCCTTAGGTATTTTAGGAATATCCTTTATTCTCTATTTCTCTAGAACCATGTGGGTAGCAGTATTTATTCTCCTCTTAGCTTCTTTTGGCTACGCCAAGATTACTCTAAAAGCACTTAAATATATTAGCTTGTTTGTTTTGTTAATCGTTAGCTTTTATATTTATCTCTATTCCATAGATATCAGAAGGAATGAGCCTGGCATTTCTACCTTTTTATACAAAATGAAAATCGCACCTGAAGAAATATTTCTTCCTAAAGTTGACCTCAACGATCATGCCTCACTTTGGGATCATTGGCGTGCTTATGAAGCCAAGATGGCTTTGGAGCAGATGAGTGGGTTCCAACACCTTGTAGGACGTGGTTTTGGATCACAAGTAGATCTTCTATTTGTTGCCCCTCTCGACGAAAAAGGAATGCGCTATATCTCGCACTTGCACAATGGCTACATTTTAATTTATTATAAAACGGGGATCATTGGACTGCTTTTCTATTTACTATTCATCTTACATTTGTATTTACATACATTTTCCAAAAAGGAAATCTATCAAACGCTCCCTATAAATAATTTAATTTCAGCAATAGGGATTTATTTATTCTTCAGTACCTTAATCATCTCTGGAATTTATAATACTTCTTCCATTTATACACTTCTGCTTGGGGCTTTACTCGCTCAATATGACAGACTAAAACTGATCAGAATTTAA
- a CDS encoding glycosyltransferase family 4 protein has product MKTILYFHQSAELYGSDKTLLQLVIGMSKKGHKVIVIVPEEGPLTGEFQNFNIKYIVSPVLKLSRDMFTLKKLSLFVYHFFSSTKTIRRETKNLNIDCIHSNTLAVLLGAFYAKLFRIKHLWHVHEIIESPILANKLYRFLVNSFSSKVVFNSKASFTSLIRDNKNLRAKSSIIYNGIEKPDKLYSLEEINHFKKEEMNLASDTLVIGVVGRISRWKGQILLLEAFEKLQKETSGVYLLIVGSPPPGQEHYLLDLKDHIIAKGLESHVQIHPFNTEIWKYWSSIDIAVVPSTEPEPFGLVAIEAMLMGKPVVAAAHGGLTEIIEDKKTGWLFKPNDKNNLYAGLKQLTKDKTLRNKLGKNAKIDVEKRFSKEKYVQNFSKLYKSM; this is encoded by the coding sequence ATGAAAACTATTCTTTATTTCCATCAATCAGCAGAACTATATGGAAGCGATAAGACTTTATTACAGCTTGTTATAGGAATGTCGAAAAAAGGACATAAAGTTATAGTTATTGTTCCAGAAGAAGGACCTCTTACCGGTGAATTTCAAAATTTCAACATAAAATATATCGTCAGTCCTGTATTAAAGCTTTCGAGAGATATGTTTACATTAAAAAAACTATCTCTTTTTGTTTATCACTTTTTTAGTTCAACTAAAACTATACGAAGAGAGACCAAGAACTTAAATATCGACTGTATTCACTCAAACACATTAGCCGTTCTGCTTGGAGCTTTTTATGCTAAATTATTTCGTATTAAACATCTTTGGCATGTACATGAGATTATTGAGAGCCCTATCCTTGCAAATAAACTATATCGGTTTTTAGTCAACAGCTTCTCTTCTAAAGTGGTGTTTAATTCCAAAGCCTCGTTTACCAGTTTAATACGGGACAATAAGAATCTAAGAGCTAAATCCAGTATAATCTACAATGGAATAGAAAAGCCCGATAAATTGTACAGCCTTGAAGAAATAAATCATTTTAAAAAAGAAGAAATGAACTTGGCTTCTGATACTCTTGTGATTGGTGTGGTTGGAAGGATAAGCCGTTGGAAAGGACAAATTTTACTGTTAGAAGCTTTTGAAAAGTTACAAAAAGAAACGTCAGGAGTTTATTTATTAATTGTTGGTTCTCCTCCACCCGGCCAAGAACATTATTTATTAGATTTAAAGGATCATATTATCGCTAAAGGGCTGGAAAGTCATGTACAAATCCATCCTTTTAATACAGAAATTTGGAAATACTGGTCGAGCATTGATATTGCCGTAGTACCCTCAACAGAGCCGGAGCCCTTTGGTTTAGTTGCTATTGAAGCTATGCTGATGGGGAAACCCGTAGTAGCAGCTGCTCATGGTGGTTTAACGGAAATCATCGAAGACAAAAAAACAGGATGGCTTTTTAAACCAAATGACAAAAACAATTTATACGCCGGCTTAAAGCAACTTACAAAAGACAAGACCTTGCGAAACAAACTTGGAAAGAATGCAAAAATAGATGTGGAGAAACGGTTTTCAAAAGAGAAATATGTTCAAAATTTCTCCAAGTTATATAAGTCAATGTAA
- a CDS encoding glycosyltransferase family 2 protein → MTKLSIIIVNYNGEGYLKACFDSIYYHCKGFSFEIIVVDNNSSDKSVSLIETEYPNIQLIKNKKNTGFAAANNTGAAQAKGDFILLLNNDTLLIENIKPAIDLLDSNQEIGIIGIKMLDGQNRFTASFGKFPKPYNFLKLKTLQINLSEINHKISNSQTEYVDVDWISGAFLLTTKEIWIQVNGLDESYFMYVEDVDFNKKVQALDKKSVFIPSLRFTHYVGFNKNREKLLINSYKIYIRKHKRGFNKWLSLFFLNINLFYKKAFKQI, encoded by the coding sequence ATGACTAAACTTTCAATTATTATCGTCAATTATAATGGAGAAGGCTATCTAAAAGCTTGTTTTGACTCTATATATTATCATTGCAAAGGTTTTAGCTTTGAAATAATTGTTGTGGATAATAATTCATCCGATAAAAGCGTATCACTAATTGAGACGGAATATCCGAATATCCAATTAATAAAAAACAAAAAAAATACGGGATTTGCTGCTGCAAATAATACAGGAGCAGCTCAAGCAAAAGGAGACTTTATCCTTTTATTAAATAACGATACATTATTGATTGAAAATATTAAACCTGCAATTGATTTACTTGATAGTAACCAAGAGATAGGAATTATTGGAATTAAAATGTTAGATGGGCAGAATAGGTTTACCGCCTCTTTTGGCAAATTCCCTAAACCATATAATTTCCTAAAACTAAAGACCTTACAGATTAATTTAAGCGAAATAAATCATAAAATATCGAATTCACAAACTGAATATGTTGATGTAGATTGGATTTCGGGAGCTTTCTTACTTACAACTAAAGAAATATGGATTCAAGTAAATGGTCTTGATGAATCTTATTTTATGTATGTTGAAGATGTAGATTTTAACAAGAAAGTTCAAGCTTTGGATAAAAAAAGTGTTTTTATACCTTCACTTAGATTTACTCATTATGTAGGGTTTAATAAAAACCGTGAAAAACTCTTAATTAACTCATATAAGATTTATATTCGTAAACATAAAAGAGGGTTTAATAAATGGCTTAGTTTATTCTTTTTAAACATAAATCTATTTTATAAAAAAGCATTTAAGCAAATATAA
- a CDS encoding sulfotransferase domain-containing protein, giving the protein MNKSVNFFGLGAQKSGTTTLHDILKQHPDVVLPKYKESHYFNDEETYKKGLDYYFSFYFPPIPDHKVVGEIDPEYLACETCPERIKEAFGEELKFIIILRNPIDRAYSSYLMAKSRGYEKLSFEKALESELERVNTSFGKVHLSYVGRSLYSPQIQSYFNTFPSENFYIIKFENFTQNLKESINHISNFLGLQPFDFEFQKASNVAHEPKNKIIRDFIYKPLWFKKIGHLLIPSQALRGKLMHNLNQANLKPISNKEELPSEMRKMIYTKYFKDEINKLELLIHKDLSNWKY; this is encoded by the coding sequence ATGAATAAGTCAGTTAATTTTTTCGGTTTAGGAGCTCAAAAATCAGGGACAACTACATTGCACGATATTTTGAAGCAGCATCCAGATGTAGTACTACCTAAGTATAAAGAAAGTCACTATTTCAATGACGAAGAAACTTACAAAAAGGGATTAGATTATTATTTTTCATTTTACTTCCCTCCAATTCCTGACCATAAAGTAGTTGGAGAAATTGACCCTGAATATTTGGCTTGCGAAACTTGTCCGGAACGAATTAAAGAAGCTTTTGGTGAAGAATTGAAATTTATTATTATTCTTCGTAATCCAATAGACAGAGCTTACTCATCTTACTTGATGGCAAAAAGCCGAGGCTATGAAAAACTTTCGTTTGAAAAGGCCTTAGAAAGCGAATTGGAACGCGTAAATACAAGTTTTGGAAAAGTACATCTTAGTTATGTAGGAAGAAGCCTTTATTCTCCTCAGATTCAATCCTATTTCAATACGTTTCCTTCAGAAAATTTTTACATCATCAAGTTTGAGAATTTTACTCAGAATCTTAAAGAATCTATCAATCACATAAGTAACTTCCTTGGTTTACAGCCTTTTGACTTTGAATTTCAAAAAGCAAGTAATGTAGCCCATGAGCCCAAAAACAAAATAATTCGAGACTTTATCTATAAGCCCCTCTGGTTTAAAAAAATCGGGCATCTTTTAATTCCATCTCAAGCCTTAAGAGGAAAACTAATGCACAATTTAAATCAAGCCAATTTAAAACCTATTTCGAATAAAGAAGAACTTCCTAGCGAAATGAGAAAAATGATTTACACTAAATATTTTAAGGATGAAATTAATAAGTTAGAACTTTTAATCCATAAAGACTTATCAAACTGGAAATACTAA